The Gemmatimonadota bacterium sequence ATCTTGAAGCCAAACAGCGGTATGAACGCGAAGATGCCCTATTTCAACGCAATCTGGGTAGCAAACAGTCTTATGAAAATGCCAAGACCCAATTCGAATCGGCCAAAGCACAACTCGAACAGGCCAAACTCGATTTGAGCTACACGGCGATTAGATCGCCTATTGAAGGCATCATGACGCTGAGAAATATCGAAGTGGGCAACATGGTCACCAACAATCAAGTGGTGGCCTCTGTAGCCAAATTTGATCCCCTGCTTGCGCGCATCCAGGTAACGGAAAAGGACTTTGGTAAAATCACCGTAGGACAGACTGCGCGCATTACTGTTGAAGCCGCGCCTGAAAAAGAATTTACGGGCACAGTGAAAATGATCAGTCCCGTGGTAGATCCCGAAAGCGGCACGGTCAAAGTAACCGTCGAGATACCTCGAACAGATGCAAGTCTGCTGCGTCCCGGGATGTTTGCCTCGGTCTATATTATCACTGAAACGCGAATAAACACCCTGGTCATTCCCAAAAAAGCCCTCGTACTCGAAGGAGAAGGCAACCAGGTATTCACCTTTGAAACCGATCCCGAAAGTGGTCGCGGGCAGGCGCAACGCAAACGCATCGAAATCGGCTTTACAGACAGCGACCGTTTAGAGATCCTCTCGGGCCTTTCCCAGGGAGAGCAGGTCATTACTGTGGGACAGGAGGGTTTGAGACCAGGTTCACCCGTGCGCCTCGTAGGAGAAGCCGCACCTCCCGCATTTGCCGGACGCGGTGGACAGGGCAGGCAAGGACGTGGGCAAATGGGTCAGGGAGGACAGGGCAGGCAGGGACGCGGACAGATGGGTGAAGGTGGACAAGGGCGCGCTGGACGTGGGCAAATGAGTGAAGGTGGACAGGGCAGACAGGGACGTGGTCGTGGTGGAAGTGGCCAAATGGGTGAAGGTGGACAAGGCAGAGGATTTGCAGGTGGCGAGGGGCAGGGCAGACAGGGGCGCGCTGGACGTGGACAGATGGGTGAAGGTGGACAGGGTAGGGGCTTTGCAGGTGGCGAGGGACAAGGACGTGGGCGCGGGCAGATGGGTCAGGGAGGACAACGAGGTGGCGAGGGGCAGGGCAGACAGGGACGTGGACAGATGGGACAAGGCGGACAGGGCAGAGGTTTTGCAGGCGGGCAAGGCGGAGGTGATCCCACAGACCGCATAAAACGCATAATTGAGCGCTTCCCCGAAGTCAAAGCCGAATACGAAAAGCGCGTGAAAGACGATCCCGAACTCGCAACAAATATGGAAAAACTCCGCGCTTTTGTGACTGAGATGCGAGAAAAAGGATTGATACCATCACGAGGCGGACGAGGTAATTAAAACTCATGAAACTCATTGAATTTTCGACCCGGCGACGGGTAACAGTAACGATGTTTGTGGCTGCGGCAGTGCTATTTGGCATGGTCGCTTTTCAGCGCCTATCGATCAACCTGCTGCCCGATATCACCTATCCCACCCTGACGGTGCGCACAGAATACGAAGGCACAGCACCCTCGGAGATGGAACGTTTAATCACCGAGCCGATTGAGGGATCTGTAGGTGTGGTAAACGGAGTTATCCGGGTAACATCGGCCTCGCGCCCCGGCATATCGGATGTGGTTGTGGAATTTGCCTGGGGTACGGACATGGATTTTGCTTCTCTCGATGTTCGGGAAAAGCTCGATCAGGTACGCCTGCCACAGGACGTGAGAAAACCCGTACTGCTGAGGTTTGACCCTTCGCTGGACCCGATCATGCGTATCGGACTCTACGGCGAAGAAAGTTTGATTTCGCTACGCCTCCTGGCCGAAGAAGAAATTAAGCCCGAGTTGGAAAGCCTCGAAGGGGTCGCATCTGTGCGCGTCAATGGCGGCCTGGAAGAAGAAATTCAAGTTGAGATTGACCAGCCCAAACTGGCTGCATTGCGCATTCCTCTATCTCAGGTCGTCAATCGCTTAGCCCAGGAAAATGTGAACCTGACGGGCGGAGAACTCAAAGATGGCGAAGCAGAATACCTGGTTCGCACATTCAACGAATTTAAAACAATAGAAGAAATTCAGGATATTGTGGTGGGCCAGCGGCAGGGCACCATTATCACATTAGCCGATGTGGGGCTGGTGACCCGAGGGCATCGCGAACGCACGGTAATTACGCGCATTGATCAGCAAGAAAGTGTCGAACTGGCCATATACAAAGAGGGTGATGCCAATACTGTAACAGTTGCACAAGCCGTTAAAGAAGCCATCGCGCAATTTCGCCGCACATCCGGCGATTTGCTCGGTAATTCGCGCATGGAGGTCGTCTCGGATCAATCGACATTCATTCGAGACTCGGTCTCCGAGGTCCTCAACACCGCTATTTTGGGCGGTTTTTTGGCCATTATCGTTCTCTATCTGTTTTTGCAAAGCCCCAAAAGCACGGGCATCATCAGCGTATCTATTCCCATTTCGGTTGTTGCGACATTTTTCCTCATGTACGCATCGGATGTGAGTCTCAACATCATGTCATTGGGTGGACTCGCCCTGGGAATAGGCATGCTGGTTGACAACTCAATTGTCGTACTCGAAAGTGTACAGCGTTACCAGGAAAGCGGCATGAGTCCGCGTGAAGCGACCAATAAAGGGGGGTCGGAAGTGGGACAAGCTGTCGTGGCTTCTACAATGACGACAATATGCGTCTTTGTCCCCATTGTTTTTGTAGAAGGCATTGCCGGACAGCTCTTCCGAGATCAGGCACTTACCGTGACCTATTCGCTCGTCGCCTCCCTCCTCGTTGCCCTCACGGTCATTCCCATGCTGGCTTCGTTAGAATTTTCATGGATCGGTGAATTTGCCGCCGTAGAAAAACGCAAAAAGGAAAGCGGACACAAAGGCGGTGTCGAAGCTCCGGCTCGTATTGCGGGGTTGCTGGGCACAGTTGTAGGATGGATTGGACGCGGTATTCTGGCCTGTCTTGCACCCTTATTCTGGATTTTCGACAGAGTGATTGGACGCGCTTATCTCGTCTATCCGCACATTATCAGATGGGCACTCAGACATCGCCTGTATGTGATTGGGTTGGCAATTGCCCTTTTGGGTGGCACCTGGACACTTGGCTCGAGATTGGGCAGTGAACTGATCCCCGAAATGAGCCAGGGAGCATTCTCAATTGCAGTCGAAATGCCGCTGGGCACACCCCTTGCCGCCACAACCCAAACCATTCAAGCCATTGAGAGGCTTGTTCGCAGTCAACCCGAAGTGCGCCTGGTTTACAGCATTGTCGGTACACAATCGGCATCTGGGGGCAGCGGCGGAGAAGAAAGGGAAAATGTGGGTGAGGTCAATGTCGTACTCCACGAGGGCATTATTCGAGATCGCGAAATTGCCGTAATGGATCGCTTGCGCCAGATGATTGTAGAAATTCCCGCCGTGGATACAAAATTTGCCCGCCCATCGCTATTCTCGTCTCGCACGCCAATCGAAGTGGAAGTCGCCGGTTATAATTTGCTGTCGCTACAGATGATCGCCGGAGAAATGATGGCGCGCATGCAAACCATTACGGGACTGACAGATATTAAAACAACAAGCGAGGGCGGTACACCCGAAGTGCAAATTCGGTTTGACCGCAAGCGCGTGGCGCAAATGGGCACGACGATTAACGCCATTGGCGAGATTATCCGCAATCAGGTTCAAGGAGAGGTTGCCACACAATTTACCCGAGGAGATCGGAGAGTCGATATTCGCGTCCGCGCCGAAGAGGAACATCGAAGCACAGTAGATGATCTGAGGCGATTGATCATCAGCCCCAACAATGCCCCATCGCCGGTGCCTTTGAGTGTAGTCGCCGATTTACAGGTGGAAATGGGACCTGCTGAAATTCGCAGAATTGACCAGGAGCGCGTGGCATTGATCTCGGCCAACCTGGTGGGTCGAAGTCTGAGTGCTGTCGTCGCAGACCTCGAACGCGAAATTGATCAGATGGAGTTGCCCGCCGATTTTTCGATTAAAGTGGGTGGGCAAAATGAAGAGCAACAGCGGTCATTTGAAAGTATGCAATTGGCGATTGGGTTGGCGATTTTTCTCGTTTATCTGGTGATGGCATCGCAGTTTGAATCGCTCGTTCATCCTTTTGTAATCATGTTTGCCATACCTTTTGCGCTGGTAGGCGTTTTTGCTCTGCTCCTCATAACCGGGCAGACCATCAGTGTGGTCGTGCTCATTGGTTTGATTATGTTGGCTGGCATTGTCGTCAACAATGCCATCGTGCTCATCGATTATATCAACACGCTCCGAAGAGATGAGGGCATGCCCAAAATGGAAGCGATTGCACAAGGGGGCAGAGTGCGCCTGCGTCCCATTTTGATGACCACCTCGACGACTGTGCTCGGTTTGTTGCCCATGGCACTGGGCATTTTCAATTTTCAGCCCCTTGTCAAAAGCATCGAAGGCGCGTTGGATGGCGTGTTATCCGGGCAGGTATTCACCGCGGTCATGGCTGTGGTGGGTATGCTTTTCCCGGTAGGGCAGGGTGCAGAGATACGCGCGCCTATGGCCATTACCGTTATTGGCGGCCTGGTCGTATCAACACTGGTAACCCTGGTACTGATCCCAACGCTGTATTCGCTAACCGACCGCAAGGAGTAGTATGGAGCAGAGCCGAAATGAAGCATTTGTCGAATCGCTTCAGAACTATTCGCTTTCAGAACTCGAAGATATTTATGCACATCTGGATCGCGACCTATTTCCAGAGCGATTCGATCAAGTCAGGGCAGAAATCGAAGCGCGCTTAAAAGACTTTGATCCAAAATCTATGGACGCAAGTACGCTGACGGATCCCCCTGGGATCTTGAGACGTCTCGCGTCGAGCGCGATTGATTTCTCCATGCAAGTGCTCGTTCCTTTTTTAATTTTTTTTCTTCTCAAAAGCGTCCTTTTTCCAAGCGCGCAAACCGCAAGTGCTGGCGGCGGACGAGGCGGAGGACGAGGTGGCGGAGGACGCGGGCGAGGTGGCGGAGGCGGTGGTGGCAATCAATCCGATGATCTCTGGTCAGACATCACGGGTTTCGTAGGAAGTGCGAAGGATATCGCCGTTGGATTGATCGAGGGAGACCCCGCAGCGCAGAGCAGAGCGATGATTATCTGGAATGATTTTGGAATCATTCTGGTCATCCTGCTCGTTTTTCGAGTCTTCCTGACCTTATCGGGATGGGCGCGTTCTGGATTTACCCCGGGGATGCGCGAATTGGGCATTCGAGTCGAACGCGTTGGGGGAGGTACTCCAACCTGGTCGCAGGCTGTAGGCAGATTTGTTCTACAGCCTCTGCTTTTTATCGCAACACTGGGATTTAGTGGATTTTGGATGCTGTGGGATCCCGATAGCCGAGCACTTCACGATAAGCTTCTCGGCACAAAGCTCGTTCGCATGGTGCGCACCTGGGAAAAGACAAAAACCGAAAGAAAATTTGAATAGAATATATCAGTTATCCGAAACTTTTAATCATGTACTCTCGTCTAAACCCTCGAAATCTCAGGGAAGGAGTAAGTAAGTATGCACAGACGGATGTATAAAATGTGTTGTGTCGTGCTGGCAACCGCATTTTTTTGGGGGTGTTTGGCCCCTGTTGCCGAAGCGCGGTCCTTTTTTACTGCACGGCGCACATTTGGTGTTTTATTTCTCGGTGGCAGTGCTTATATGGCCAAGCGCGCCATTGATTATAAGCGCGATGCAAACGACATTTACGAAGCCTATAAGACGGCGAAAGACTCTCGAGAAGCCGAACAGCTTTTTAACCGCACAAGCGATCGAGATACCAAGAGCATGATGAGTGTCGGATTTTCCGCAATTTTGTTGATCAGTGGTTTGCGTTTGCTCATACACAGCGAAGTGGATGATAAAATGCCCAAAATTGATCGACGAATCAAAATAGATCTCAACAGTGATATTCGCAAAAAATCTGTTGGGATTGTATTGAAAAAAAAATTTTAATCATCAGTAATGGGCAATGAGGAGATTATTATGAAGCACTGGTGGACGCGCCGACTACAACTCGGCCTTTTGGGGATTGCGATAATTTTAATAGCCATGTGGGGATGCGGACGCGAACGCGTAAATCCGGTTGACTCACAATTTGAAGGAACCACGACGACTTTGAATCCGCCGGGCAATATTCGCGCCCAGGGCGGTATTGGACGGATCACTTTGAACTGGAATCCCGTGAACAGCACAAATCTTGCGGGATATGGGATATGGCGGTCAACATCGGCCACGGGAGACTTCGTGCTATTGCGCGGCGAATCATCCGCTCCCGACGTGACGACAGCACGCACGACTTATGTGGATTCGACAATAGATGCCAATGTATCGAAAATATACTTTTATAAACTCAGCACCGTAGATGTAGAAGGACAATCGAGCGAATTATCTACATTTGTAAGTGCAGAAGTCCTCGATGACACGCGCGCACCGGCCATGCCAATGAATTTCGTCGCCATCACCGATGCCGATGGAAAACAGGTTGCACTGGGCTGG is a genomic window containing:
- a CDS encoding RDD family protein, with product MEQSRNEAFVESLQNYSLSELEDIYAHLDRDLFPERFDQVRAEIEARLKDFDPKSMDASTLTDPPGILRRLASSAIDFSMQVLVPFLIFFLLKSVLFPSAQTASAGGGRGGGRGGGGRGRGGGGGGGNQSDDLWSDITGFVGSAKDIAVGLIEGDPAAQSRAMIIWNDFGIILVILLVFRVFLTLSGWARSGFTPGMRELGIRVERVGGGTPTWSQAVGRFVLQPLLFIATLGFSGFWMLWDPDSRALHDKLLGTKLVRMVRTWEKTKTERKFE
- a CDS encoding efflux RND transporter periplasmic adaptor subunit gives rise to the protein MMQKIAKHRWFVLLFLALFACGEEAQQTQGGRAGRGGRGGRGGGAAAPVKVETVKQGDISAYILKNTTLEAERWVDVRARRAGQVISLLKEEGDPVREGTVMARLDADAAQISVAQREVAYLEAKQRYEREDALFQRNLGSKQSYENAKTQFESAKAQLEQAKLDLSYTAIRSPIEGIMTLRNIEVGNMVTNNQVVASVAKFDPLLARIQVTEKDFGKITVGQTARITVEAAPEKEFTGTVKMISPVVDPESGTVKVTVEIPRTDASLLRPGMFASVYIITETRINTLVIPKKALVLEGEGNQVFTFETDPESGRGQAQRKRIEIGFTDSDRLEILSGLSQGEQVITVGQEGLRPGSPVRLVGEAAPPAFAGRGGQGRQGRGQMGQGGQGRQGRGQMGEGGQGRAGRGQMSEGGQGRQGRGRGGSGQMGEGGQGRGFAGGEGQGRQGRAGRGQMGEGGQGRGFAGGEGQGRGRGQMGQGGQRGGEGQGRQGRGQMGQGGQGRGFAGGQGGGDPTDRIKRIIERFPEVKAEYEKRVKDDPELATNMEKLRAFVTEMREKGLIPSRGGRGN
- a CDS encoding efflux RND transporter permease subunit, which gives rise to MKLIEFSTRRRVTVTMFVAAAVLFGMVAFQRLSINLLPDITYPTLTVRTEYEGTAPSEMERLITEPIEGSVGVVNGVIRVTSASRPGISDVVVEFAWGTDMDFASLDVREKLDQVRLPQDVRKPVLLRFDPSLDPIMRIGLYGEESLISLRLLAEEEIKPELESLEGVASVRVNGGLEEEIQVEIDQPKLAALRIPLSQVVNRLAQENVNLTGGELKDGEAEYLVRTFNEFKTIEEIQDIVVGQRQGTIITLADVGLVTRGHRERTVITRIDQQESVELAIYKEGDANTVTVAQAVKEAIAQFRRTSGDLLGNSRMEVVSDQSTFIRDSVSEVLNTAILGGFLAIIVLYLFLQSPKSTGIISVSIPISVVATFFLMYASDVSLNIMSLGGLALGIGMLVDNSIVVLESVQRYQESGMSPREATNKGGSEVGQAVVASTMTTICVFVPIVFVEGIAGQLFRDQALTVTYSLVASLLVALTVIPMLASLEFSWIGEFAAVEKRKKESGHKGGVEAPARIAGLLGTVVGWIGRGILACLAPLFWIFDRVIGRAYLVYPHIIRWALRHRLYVIGLAIALLGGTWTLGSRLGSELIPEMSQGAFSIAVEMPLGTPLAATTQTIQAIERLVRSQPEVRLVYSIVGTQSASGGSGGEERENVGEVNVVLHEGIIRDREIAVMDRLRQMIVEIPAVDTKFARPSLFSSRTPIEVEVAGYNLLSLQMIAGEMMARMQTITGLTDIKTTSEGGTPEVQIRFDRKRVAQMGTTINAIGEIIRNQVQGEVATQFTRGDRRVDIRVRAEEEHRSTVDDLRRLIISPNNAPSPVPLSVVADLQVEMGPAEIRRIDQERVALISANLVGRSLSAVVADLEREIDQMELPADFSIKVGGQNEEQQRSFESMQLAIGLAIFLVYLVMASQFESLVHPFVIMFAIPFALVGVFALLLITGQTISVVVLIGLIMLAGIVVNNAIVLIDYINTLRRDEGMPKMEAIAQGGRVRLRPILMTTSTTVLGLLPMALGIFNFQPLVKSIEGALDGVLSGQVFTAVMAVVGMLFPVGQGAEIRAPMAITVIGGLVVSTLVTLVLIPTLYSLTDRKE